A genomic stretch from Acidobacteriota bacterium includes:
- a CDS encoding response regulator transcription factor, giving the protein MTASAKARILIVEDEQDLAEGIRENLQDEGYESVVEGDGEAALARALEEDFDLLLLDVMLPGLDGFTICERIRHAGRDVPVLFLTARGTLDDRLRGLGAGGDDYLPKPFHLGELLARIEAILRRRLWLTRGTTGKILTFGDNEIDLATREVKTWDGAHFELTTREAGVLAALAAEPGETVTRETILEKVWGRELLPSTRAILAIVESLRSRLEREPEAPRHLHTVRGVGYRLTLEPEDPR; this is encoded by the coding sequence ATGACGGCGAGCGCGAAGGCGAGGATCCTGATCGTCGAAGACGAGCAGGATCTGGCCGAGGGGATCCGCGAAAACCTCCAGGACGAGGGCTACGAAAGCGTGGTGGAAGGGGACGGCGAGGCCGCCCTGGCCCGGGCTCTCGAGGAAGATTTCGATCTGCTGCTACTGGACGTGATGCTCCCCGGCCTCGACGGCTTCACCATCTGCGAACGCATCCGGCACGCGGGCCGCGACGTGCCGGTGCTCTTTCTCACCGCCCGCGGCACCCTGGACGACCGGCTGCGGGGCCTGGGGGCCGGCGGCGACGACTACCTGCCCAAACCCTTCCACCTCGGTGAGCTGCTGGCGCGCATCGAGGCGATCCTGCGCCGACGCTTGTGGCTGACCCGCGGTACGACCGGGAAGATCCTGACCTTCGGCGACAACGAAATCGATCTCGCAACCCGGGAGGTGAAGACCTGGGACGGAGCGCACTTCGAGCTGACCACCCGGGAGGCCGGTGTGCTCGCGGCCCTGGCCGCCGAGCCCGGCGAGACCGTCACGCGGGAGACGATCCTGGAGAAGGTCTGGGGCCGTGAACTGCTACCCTCGACCCGTGCGATCCTGGCCATCGTGGAAAGCCTCCGCAGCCGCCTGGAGCGTGAACCCGAAGCCCCCCGCCACCTGCACACCGTTCGAGGCGTCGGCTACCGGCTGACCCTCGAGCCCGAGGACCCCCGATGA